Proteins co-encoded in one Enterobacter sp. R4-368 genomic window:
- the udk gene encoding uridine kinase produces MTDQSHQCVIIGIAGASASGKSLIASTLYRELREQVGDEHIGVIPEDSYYKDQSHLSMEERVKTNYDHPSAMDHSLLFQHLESLKRGEAIELPVYSYVEHTRTQETIRIEAKKVIILEGILLLTDSRLRDAMNFSIFVDTPLDICLMRRIKRDVNERGRSMDSVMAQYQKTVRPMFLQFIEPSKQYADIIVPRGGKNRIAIDILKAKISQFFE; encoded by the coding sequence ATGACTGATCAGTCTCATCAGTGCGTCATTATCGGTATCGCCGGCGCATCCGCTTCAGGTAAAAGCCTTATTGCCAGCACACTTTACCGCGAACTGCGCGAGCAGGTAGGTGATGAACATATTGGCGTTATTCCGGAAGACAGTTACTACAAAGATCAAAGCCATCTGTCGATGGAAGAACGTGTAAAAACCAACTATGACCATCCGAGCGCGATGGATCACAGCCTGTTATTCCAGCATTTAGAATCGCTTAAACGCGGCGAAGCCATTGAATTACCGGTTTATAGCTACGTTGAACATACCCGTACGCAAGAAACTATTCGCATTGAAGCCAAAAAAGTCATCATCCTGGAAGGGATCCTGCTGCTGACCGATTCACGCCTGCGCGATGCGATGAACTTCTCGATTTTCGTCGATACGCCGCTGGATATCTGCCTGATGCGCCGTATCAAACGTGACGTTAACGAGCGTGGTCGTTCAATGGATTCGGTAATGGCGCAATACCAGAAAACCGTGCGTCCAATGTTCCTGCAGTTTATTGAACCCTCCAAACAGTACGCCGATATTATCGTGCCGCGCGGCGGTAAAAACCGCATCGCCATTGATATTCTGAAAGCCAAAATCAGCCAATTCTTTGAGTAA
- a CDS encoding diguanylate cyclase, which translates to MKKQHQRVLVTTPYPGLRLLSLGLLSFIFTLFSLELIRFGTIIAPLWFPTAIMTVAFYRHAGKMWPGIAFTCALGNVAATVLLFSASFVDLRYTAVNVVEAAIGAVMLRKLLPWYNPLQNLGDWIRLAIGSAVVPPLVGGALICLLVPPENVLRTFIVWVLSESIGALALVPLGLLFKPHYLLRHRKPQLLLETLATLAVTLTLSWLALHYLPWPFTAVIVLLMWSAVRLPRMEAFLVFLITVMMVSLIIAREPNLIIAPKSSVMTNAPWLPFLMILLPVNVMTMVMYAFRAERKHITESEERFRNAMEYSAIGMALVGTDGQWLQANKALCQFLGYSQDELRLMNFQQLTWPEDLHKDLELLDQLVRGDIPTYSLEKRYYTRNGDLVWGLLAVSVVRHADGTPLYFIAQIEDINDLKQTEWVNKRLMERITLANEAGGIGIWEWELEPDIISWDKRMFEMYEVPAHMKPTWHLWYERILPEDRPETERVIRDALAARVAFKLEFRVPVKEGIRHIRTLANRVLNKNGEVERLLGVNMDMTEVKQLNDALFQEKERLHITLDSIGEAVLCTDVDMKVTFMNPVAEKMSGWPQEHAIGQPLLTVLRITFGDNGPVMENIHSGDMSRTAIEQDVVLHCRTGGSFDIHYSVTPLSTLDGQNIGSVLVIQDVTESRKMLRQLSYSASHDALTHLANRVSFENHLKRLLVTVQEFHQRHALVFIDLDRFKAVNDTAGHAAGDALLREISSLMLSMLRSTDILARLGGDEFGLLLPDCNVESARYISGRMIEAINDYQFMWEGRLHRIGASAGITIIDETNYQASDVMSQADIACYASKNNGRGIVTVYEAQQGLMQHERSLMSLDEQWHMIKDNHLLMIARGVASPRVPEACNFWLLSLRLWTSEGEVMEEHAFRSGLSEPELIRALDRRVFHEFFRNHATAVAGKGLGVALPLSVVGLASQSLVTELLQMLESGPLPGRLLHLIIHADALMREGNTINENLKRLRHAGCRIIFSHIGHDLEVFNHLTPHMADYLLLEPELVTNVHGNLMDEMMVTIIQGHAQRLGVKSIAGPTHQPLMMDTLSGIGIDLIYGDIISQAQPLDLMLNTSYFAIN; encoded by the coding sequence ATGAAGAAACAACACCAGCGCGTTTTGGTTACCACACCCTATCCTGGACTGCGGCTCCTCAGTTTAGGGTTACTCTCTTTTATTTTTACCCTGTTCTCGCTGGAACTGATCCGCTTTGGTACCATCATTGCCCCGCTCTGGTTTCCCACCGCGATCATGACTGTGGCATTTTACCGCCACGCGGGCAAGATGTGGCCCGGCATCGCGTTCACCTGCGCGCTGGGGAATGTTGCCGCCACCGTGCTGCTTTTTTCCGCCTCTTTTGTCGACCTGCGCTATACCGCCGTGAATGTTGTCGAAGCGGCCATCGGCGCGGTAATGCTGCGTAAATTGCTGCCCTGGTATAACCCGCTGCAAAATCTGGGCGACTGGATCCGCCTTGCTATTGGTAGCGCGGTGGTTCCGCCGCTGGTTGGCGGGGCGCTAATCTGTTTGCTGGTACCGCCAGAAAACGTTTTGCGGACCTTTATTGTCTGGGTGTTGTCAGAATCCATCGGCGCGCTGGCGCTGGTGCCGCTTGGGCTGTTATTCAAACCGCACTATTTGCTGCGCCATCGTAAACCGCAATTGCTGCTGGAAACGCTGGCGACGCTTGCCGTTACGCTGACGCTCAGCTGGCTGGCGCTGCACTATTTACCGTGGCCTTTCACCGCCGTCATTGTGCTGTTGATGTGGAGCGCGGTTCGTCTGCCGCGCATGGAAGCGTTTCTGGTCTTTTTGATCACCGTCATGATGGTGTCGTTGATCATCGCGCGGGAGCCGAACCTGATTATCGCGCCGAAAAGCAGCGTGATGACCAACGCGCCCTGGCTGCCGTTTTTGATGATCCTGCTGCCGGTTAACGTTATGACCATGGTGATGTACGCCTTTCGCGCCGAGCGTAAGCACATTACCGAAAGCGAAGAGCGTTTTCGTAACGCCATGGAATATTCCGCCATTGGTATGGCGTTAGTCGGCACCGATGGGCAGTGGCTGCAGGCCAACAAAGCGCTGTGCCAGTTTCTGGGTTACAGCCAGGATGAACTGCGTTTAATGAACTTTCAGCAGCTCACCTGGCCGGAAGATTTACACAAAGACCTCGAGCTGCTTGACCAACTGGTGCGCGGCGACATTCCCACCTACTCGCTGGAAAAGCGCTATTACACGCGTAATGGCGATCTGGTCTGGGGGCTGCTGGCCGTTTCCGTCGTGCGCCATGCCGACGGCACCCCGCTCTATTTCATTGCCCAGATAGAAGATATTAACGATCTGAAGCAGACCGAGTGGGTGAACAAGCGCCTGATGGAGCGCATTACCCTTGCAAATGAAGCAGGTGGTATCGGTATCTGGGAATGGGAGCTGGAGCCCGACATCATTAGCTGGGATAAACGGATGTTTGAGATGTACGAAGTCCCCGCGCATATGAAACCGACCTGGCATCTGTGGTACGAACGCATTTTGCCGGAAGATCGCCCGGAAACCGAGCGCGTTATCCGCGATGCGCTGGCCGCCCGCGTCGCCTTCAAACTGGAATTCAGAGTGCCGGTTAAAGAGGGGATTCGCCATATCCGCACCCTTGCCAACCGCGTACTCAATAAGAACGGCGAAGTTGAGCGGCTGCTCGGCGTCAATATGGACATGACCGAGGTAAAACAGCTGAACGATGCGCTGTTCCAGGAAAAAGAGCGACTGCACATTACGCTGGATTCCATCGGCGAAGCGGTGCTGTGTACCGATGTTGATATGAAAGTCACCTTTATGAATCCGGTGGCGGAAAAAATGAGTGGCTGGCCACAAGAACACGCCATTGGTCAGCCTTTGTTGACAGTGCTGCGTATCACCTTCGGCGATAACGGTCCGGTGATGGAAAACATTCATAGCGGCGATATGTCGCGTACTGCGATTGAGCAGGATGTGGTGCTGCACTGTCGCACCGGCGGCAGCTTTGATATCCACTATAGCGTCACGCCGTTAAGCACGCTGGACGGGCAAAATATCGGCTCGGTGCTGGTTATTCAGGATGTCACCGAGTCGCGCAAAATGCTGCGCCAGCTCAGTTACAGCGCCTCTCACGATGCTCTCACCCATCTGGCGAACCGCGTCAGTTTTGAAAATCATCTCAAGCGTCTGCTGGTGACAGTGCAGGAGTTCCACCAGCGACACGCGCTGGTGTTTATCGATCTCGACCGCTTTAAGGCCGTGAATGACACCGCCGGGCATGCCGCCGGTGATGCCTTGTTGCGTGAAATTTCTTCGCTGATGCTCAGCATGCTGCGATCCACCGATATTCTCGCCCGCCTGGGCGGTGATGAGTTTGGCCTGCTGCTGCCGGACTGTAATGTCGAGAGTGCACGCTATATCTCCGGGCGGATGATTGAAGCCATCAATGATTACCAGTTTATGTGGGAAGGCCGTTTGCACCGCATCGGTGCCAGCGCAGGGATTACGATTATTGATGAGACCAATTACCAGGCCTCAGACGTTATGTCGCAGGCGGATATCGCCTGTTACGCCTCCAAAAACAATGGCCGCGGCATCGTTACCGTCTACGAAGCGCAGCAAGGGCTGATGCAGCATGAGCGCAGCTTGATGTCGCTGGATGAGCAGTGGCATATGATCAAAGACAACCATTTGCTGATGATTGCACGCGGCGTGGCCTCTCCGCGTGTGCCGGAGGCCTGCAATTTCTGGCTGCTGTCGCTGCGCCTGTGGACCAGCGAAGGGGAGGTGATGGAGGAGCACGCGTTCCGCTCAGGGTTGTCGGAACCGGAACTTATCCGCGCACTCGACAGACGGGTGTTTCATGAATTTTTCCGCAACCATGCGACAGCCGTCGCGGGTAAAGGCCTTGGTGTCGCCCTGCCCCTGTCCGTCGTTGGGCTGGCAAGTCAGTCTTTGGTGACGGAACTACTGCAAATGCTGGAAAGCGGGCCACTGCCGGGGCGTTTGCTGCATCTGATTATTCATGCCGATGCGCTGATGCGTGAAGGCAACACCATTAATGAGAATCTCAAACGCCTGCGCCATGCGGGTTGCCGCATTATTTTCAGCCATATCGGTCACGATCTGGAAGTGTTTAACCACCTCACACCGCATATGGCCGACTACCTGTTGCTGGAGCCTGAGTTAGTCACCAATGTCCACGGCAACCTGATGGACGAGATGATGGTGACCATTATTCAGGGTCACGCGCAGCGACTGGGCGTGAAAAGTATCGCCGGGCCGACTCATCAGCCGCTGATGATGGATACCCTGTCGGGGATCGGTATTGATTTGATCTACGGGGATATTATTTCGCAGGCGCAGCCGCTGGATTTGATGCTGAATACCAGTTATTTCGCCATTAACTGA